GTAGCGAAGCGCGCTCCCGTCTTCGCCGGGCTTCACGCTCGGCGTCGATTGAAATTCGTAACCATACCCATCGAGATCGTCGCTGAGCGGGAGCTGGCTCGTCACCGCGGCAGAGATGACGCCCGGAACGTGACTCACGCTCTCGAGCGCTTGCTCGTAGTAGCGCGCGCGGGCGGTGTCCGAGTGATAGGCATGTCCCGGTTCGATCACCTGCATCGTCAGGAGGTGCGGAGCGTTGAATCCCGGAGCGACCGCGAACAAGCGCTGCAGGCTCCGCATCAACAATCCCGCGCCGACGAGAAGCACGAGCGCGAGCGCGACTTCAGTCACGACGAGCGCGCTGCGTGCGATGCCGCGTCCGCCCGCGGTCCGACGTGAGCTCTGCTGCAAATCGTCGTGCAGCCCCGCGCGCGTGGCGCCCAGCGCGGGTACGAGTCCCATCGTTAGGCCGATCAGCGTCGTTACGACGAGCGCGAATGCGAATACCGGCCCGTTCAGACCCATGGCGTCCACGCGCGGCAGACCAGCCGGGCTCAGCGCAATCAGCGCGCGAACGCCAATCGCGGCGACCTCGAGCCCCAGCAAGCCGCCGACGAGTGCCAGAACGACCGTCTCGGTCAGTACCTGTTGCACGAGGCGCCCGCGACCGGCGCCGAGAGCGATGCGCATCGCGAACTCGCCGCGCCGCTGCGCACCACGCGCAACCAGCAGATTCGTCACGTTGACGCAAACGATCGCGAGCAGCACGAGGACCGCGCCACAGATCGCGAAAAGCATTGGCTTCGCGTCGGTGGCAATGGCGTCCTGCAACGGCTGCACGAGCATCCCGTCACTCATGTTCGCCCACATCGGCCGGGGGAACTCGGGCAACGGCGCGCGGGCAATCATCCGGATCTCGCCGCTCGCGCGCGCGGCGCTCGATGCACGCTGAAGGCGGCCGACGATCCGGTAGTGATGGCCCCACTCACGTGAATTGAATTCTGCCGTGGCCTGCTCCTGGAGCGGCGCCCAGATATCGGCCGACGGCGCAATCACATTCGAGAAGCGCGGCGGCATCACCCCAATGACGAGATACTCATCGTCGTCGAGCATGATGCGCCGGCCAACGAGCGAGCGATCGCCTCCAAATCGGCGTTGCAGCAGCCGGTCGCTCAGGATGACGACCCGTGGGCCACCGACGCGATCGTCGTCACTGTCGAAGTCGCGTCCGACGGCCGGCGTCACGCCGAGCGTGCGAAAGTAGCTCTCGCTCACGCGCTGTCCTTGCAGACGCTCCGGCTCACTCGTGGCCGTGAGCGACGACTGCCAGCGATCGACCGCGGCCAGTGACTGGAACGACCGGCTTCGCACGCGAAGCTCGCCGTAGGTACCGAAGGTGGCGTCGCGCGGCCCGCCGTCCGCACCGCGATCCGCGACGAGTACGAGGCGCTCGGCGTTTGGATACGGAAGCGATGCGAGAAGGATGGGATTCACGGCGCTGAAGATGGCGGTCGTCGCGCCAATGCCTAACGCGAGCGTCAACACGCTCACCACCGTGAAGCCGGGATTGGCGCGAAGCCGGCGGAGCGCGAAGCGCAGATCCGCGAGAAGCATCCAGACGGCGTTCTCCCAACCGTAGGAGCGCACATGCTCACGAACAGCAGTCATGTTGCCGACCTCCAGCTGCGCGGCGCGGCGCGCCGCTGCGGGCTCGAGCCCGCGTGCGACGTAGTCCGCCGTCGTTAGGTCCACATAGTGTTGCACTTCGTCGGCGAGCTCCTGGTCTGCCTCGGTGCGACGCGTGAGCACCCGGAGACCTCGCCTGAGCTGCCGCCAGAGGGACATCGTTTTCAGGCCTCGGCTTTGAGGAGGCGAGCGACGGCGGACGCGCGACGGGCCCACTCCGCCGTTTCGACGTCGAGCTGTTTCTTGCCGGACCGCGTCAATTCGTAAAACTTCGCGCGACGCGCATTCTCGGTTTGCCGCCACGCCGAGTCGAGCCATCCCGCGCGCTCGAGCCGTTGCAACGCGACGAGTAGTGACCCCGGATTCACCTTGAACACGCCGCGCGAAATCTGCTCGACGCGCCGAGCGATGCCGAAGCCATGCATCGGCTGGAGGCTCAGCGTCTTGAGAATGAGCATGTCCAGCGTGCCTTGAATGACGTCGGTGTTCTGCTCGGCCACGAGCTGCTCCGGTTGTCGGGACGACCGGAGGATACGAGCGTACATCTTGACTGTCAAGATGTGACGTTCATGACATCCCACTGAGGACGATGGCGAACTGTCATCGCGAGGGTCGACGCTGCCGCATCGCGTAGCCAACGACACAATCGACGACACCCGTTGCGAAATCGACGGAACTGCTTGCGCGATCGAGTGCAACCTCTCCCCGATCGGCGGCATTGGTTGCCGTACGGACCGCAGCGGTTGCCCGATCGCCTGTGCCGTTCAGACCACCGGCACTGGTCGATGTGCACTCTGCGCCGCCGCTTTGGCGACCGCCAATGAGCGACGCACGACCGAGGGTAACGTTCGGTCGATCGACGCGAGTATTTGCTCGATCGCCGCTGCTCTTTGCTCGATCGCCGCTGAATTCTTACGGATCGGCGCTGGAATTTCAGGGCTTCGCGCTGAGATGTGCTAAATCGCCGTTGCGATCTGCTAAATCGCCACTGGTCTGTGCTCGATCAACGCCGCTGTGTAGTCGATCAACGCTGCTCTTTGCTCGATCGACGCTGCTCTCTGCTCGATCGCCGCTGCAACTTGTTCGATCACCGCTGCAACTTGCTCGATCGCCGCTGCTGTGTGCTCGTTCGTCGCCAGTGTTTCCACTGTCGGCTCTAATACGTGCCCGATCGACGGCAACGTTTGTCCGGTCGACGACAATGTTTGCTGGAGCGACGGTGACACTAGCCCGATCGGCGGTAACGTCTGGTCGATCGACGACAACATTTGCCAGCTCGACGCCAACATTTGCCAGCGCGACGGCAACCTTTGCCAGTTAGGCCGCAACGTTTGCCAGCTCGACGGCAACATTCGCCAGCTCGACAGCAAACACTGCTCGATGGACGGCGATGTTCGAACGATCGACTGCAACGTTCGCGCACTGCACCGCGACGTTTGCACTCTCACGCGCAATGTTTGAACGCTCGAGCGCAATCCTTGAGCGCTCGAGCGCACCCCTTGAACGCTTGCGTGCAACGCTTGCAGGATCGGCAGCAACCTTTGCCGGAGCGGCGACATTGTTTGCACGCTCGAGCGCAACCTTCGCAGGCTCACGTGCAACGTTCGCAGGCTCACGTGCAAGCTTTGTACGCGCGGCGCCAACCTTTGCCGCAGCGGCGGCAACCTTTCCAGGCTCGTGTGTCGCGTCGGCTCCATCGACCGCAACATTGCTGGGCTGTGCCGCACCCTGTGCGCCGCGCATCACACCGTTTCCGAGTCGCACACCAACCTCCCACGCCCGGTCACACCGGTGCGCAACACGCACACCGGCGGCGAGCACACGCTCAACGACGCCGCGTGTGGCAGCTCACCGAAAGAACACCGGCGGGCCAAACTGGAACGCGGCGGCGTTGATAGCGTAGCGGCGTTACAAAAAAAGTTGGCATCCGACTAAGAGGTTTTCAGAATGGCAACGTCTTTAATACGGAGCGCACAAACGAATCGATCAGACTAGTCACAATGCCGTCGCCGGCGTTCCTATCAGTAGGAGGCATGACGACACCACACTCTCGTGAGACAATCGGAGCGCGATCCGCATATCAGTTTTTGGAATTCCGGTGTCTTTATAGGCAC
This is a stretch of genomic DNA from Gemmatimonadaceae bacterium. It encodes these proteins:
- a CDS encoding ABC transporter permease, translating into MSLWRQLRRGLRVLTRRTEADQELADEVQHYVDLTTADYVARGLEPAAARRAAQLEVGNMTAVREHVRSYGWENAVWMLLADLRFALRRLRANPGFTVVSVLTLALGIGATTAIFSAVNPILLASLPYPNAERLVLVADRGADGGPRDATFGTYGELRVRSRSFQSLAAVDRWQSSLTATSEPERLQGQRVSESYFRTLGVTPAVGRDFDSDDDRVGGPRVVILSDRLLQRRFGGDRSLVGRRIMLDDDEYLVIGVMPPRFSNVIAPSADIWAPLQEQATAEFNSREWGHHYRIVGRLQRASSAARASGEIRMIARAPLPEFPRPMWANMSDGMLVQPLQDAIATDAKPMLFAICGAVLVLLAIVCVNVTNLLVARGAQRRGEFAMRIALGAGRGRLVQQVLTETVVLALVGGLLGLEVAAIGVRALIALSPAGLPRVDAMGLNGPVFAFALVVTTLIGLTMGLVPALGATRAGLHDDLQQSSRRTAGGRGIARSALVVTEVALALVLLVGAGLLMRSLQRLFAVAPGFNAPHLLTMQVIEPGHAYHSDTARARYYEQALESVSHVPGVISAAVTSQLPLSDDLDGYGYEFQSTPSVKPGEDGSALRYVVTPGYFATMGIPLRRGRLFDESDVRGGPEAILISESLARRKFGDQNPIGQRVRFGPETASDRPWDVVVGVVGDVKQESLAFGQTAAFYVPMGRWWWVDNVQSLVVRTSGDPAAMAPSVKRAVWSVDANQPIERIVTMDALIAKTASQRRFALVIIETFAFAALLLAALGIYGVLAGRVTERTREIGVRSALGATRGNILGLIVRQGMSLTLLGVLIGLVGAMAATRGIMTLLFGVSRLDPITYIGVVALLAGVAMIACWLPAWRAARVDPAITLRAE
- a CDS encoding PadR family transcriptional regulator, with translation MAEQNTDVIQGTLDMLILKTLSLQPMHGFGIARRVEQISRGVFKVNPGSLLVALQRLERAGWLDSAWRQTENARRAKFYELTRSGKKQLDVETAEWARRASAVARLLKAEA